The genomic stretch tcaactttttacagaaaggacgaggaagaaagcgaggagcatcctggcagatagctcccatcctctcttcagccagtcgggaggcgctatagagcccctctggcaactaaacatgtgtttaaaaagtctttcatcccaaatgccatcaatactcttaactcaacacagtgactgagcagatctgagccacagacactgacatgaactgtttttaatgtgtaacataacctgtctctgttttttactaactgctgtctgttgttttctgtgttttgtgagccgaagagaaaaatccaccctggtggacaataaagtttgattgtattgatcagttcatattgaggggccgtcagctttacaatttagtttggagggagattcggtaccagtgaagtcagtgcattttatgagtgggccttctgtgacgttacccaccgtaggggtcagaggtcaccactcctcaatccccaaggattttcttttcagtcaaattttcaattttgacgcatttatagatgaaaagtcaagtcaataatcatggtcaatgatagataagtatggttgatcagcatgtttgccaaccttcagacatcatagtctaatatgaggattaatcTGCCTGAGTTCTGAAGGAACCGGCcctctacctccaagaggtcagggCACAgctacgtgttggttaatcttgtgtgacaaagagattttccaaacagacgggttaaagcataataatacaatttattccgaacaattaatgttgcataagtaagataacagagtttacagaattctggatccaatcaacgtgtccctgacaacatacaatgcatgggtcagttcgcgaagtctgaaccccgagctatccctgatccagcgtttttatggtttacacaatatcaatagtcatgagcttatggcacgtgatgtttttgctgcatatcttcttttttgtttcttcttctgactccatcctcccgtgaccttgtgaaaagaacagaacatgCAGTCCCGTGTGCCTCCCCCCTGTCCTCGCCCTTGAGTAGTTCAAAGCCTCTCCAAATGCTgccggagattattacaatgtgactatatagaaatctacagtcaccgaatcacctcctcaaggaacaaaacagtgcaacaacaactgaacaGCCCCAAGTCCTTCATTCCTTCACCCTGAGTTATGCCCTTAGAAGCTAATAATTGAGAGACAGTTATTGAGCAATCatgaaacaatacaacagttttcagctccccttataagcaggttatttcaggtcattgtaagcacttttgtacataataaatccaacagttcactaaaaaactgaaatcactaactttctgtattctgtttggtggtttatgaggcttttcaatcatttctagtctatttggtataatatgtaatttagttaatttgttcgacatcatgataaggctgatttttcaaccagtggttatgacattaatgccagctagacagaataaagctctgtctgtcatgacaatagaactgtactgaaagcctttcctttactcgggtgactctttacagccgtctgaagacagcaggtatctgttaaatctacagtatctagagtgatggagtggccttcagtccagtacagtattgtcatgacagacagagctgtattctgtctagctggcattaatgtcataatcgctggttgaaaaatcagctttatcatgatgtagaactactcggctacagtcttcctaatggagtgcaggggatcaggtggaagtgtcaggtgtgttgaaaggattagccacatagtgcttctcacctgccgacataaagaaacaggcCATAGTaagggtgtgagagagaaaattgtcaattatgtgagagttctgtataatatctgtagagaccctctctgttgtataacatctgtagagaccgtccctgtaatttatcacacactttttggataaaagacattcatgtgttaatgaaaagaacaaaacaaatatctatgtatgtatttatttgtgtatttatttagcctatttatcttctactgttactttgattctgagcttaaataatgttacacttttatagaatgatcaaactatcttcttggcttttattttgacatgtttaccttcacttcctggtcacgtgactgccgttctccgcacttcgattcagaagagaaaatgacaggaagaaacttgaagaaactaaatcggatcgtttttttaatttgtttttttcgtttttcgtttggaaacaaaaaacaaacggagcaccacgtgattccgtttttcgtttgtggtttaaaacgaaaaaaacgaaaaacccacgtgacttccgttcttcaattcaaaacgaataatgagaaaaggaattcgcaaaaacaaacaaacggcccggtttgggttcgtttttcattttttgattcagaaacgaaaaaataaaaaaacgttttttcctttctgaatcccaaaggaaaaacggaatatCCGATGAAAAACGGAATATCATGACCGATGAtacgatgatacccagacccggggtctgggtatcatcggatattccgtttttcctttggaattcagaagtaaataggctaaataaatacatactgtacctaaaaaagcctaattaattatatatcctagacacctatgacattaatgccagctagacagaataaagctctgtctgtcatgacaatagtactgtactgaaggccactccatcactctagatactgtagatttaacagatacctgctgtcttcagacggctgtaaagagtcacccgagtaaaggaaaggctttcagtacagttctattgtcatgacagacagagctttattctgtctagctggcattaatgtcataaccactggttgaaaaatcagccttatcatgatgtcgaacaaattaactaaattacatatactaccaaatagactagaaatgattgaaaagcatcataaactaCCAAACAggctagaaatgattgaaaagcatcataaaccaccaaacagaatacagaaagttagtgatttcagttttttagtgaactcaggctgattaatcctcatattagactatgatgtctgaaggttggcaaacatgctgatcaaccatacttatctatcattgaccatgattattgacttgacttttcatctataaatgcgtcaaaattgaaaatttgactgaaaagaaaatccttggggattgaggagtggtgacctctgacccctacggtgggtaacgtcacagaaggcccactcataaaatgcactgacttcactggtaccgaatctccctccaaactaaattgtaaagctgacggcccctcaatatgatctgatcaatacaatacaatacaacctTATTGTCCACCAGCCTGGAAATTTGTCTTcagctcacaaaacacagaaaacaacagacattaaaaaccagacagcagttagtaaaaaacagagacaggttatgttacacattaaaacagttcatgtcagtgtctgtggctcagatctgctcagtcactgtgttgagttaagagtattgatggcatttgggatgaaagactttttaaacacatgtttagttgccagaggggctctatagcgcctcccgactggctgaagagaggatgggagctatctgccaggatacTCCTCGccttcttcctcgtcctttctgtaaaaagttgagtcaagggcttttggggtttaccaactattttgcctgccattgacacaatcctagacagtttattcttctatctacagtgtaggtgaccgtaccaggcaggaaggttgaaggttaaaacactctcaacaatagttttgtaccCCTTTCGCCGCTACTATTCGCTCTGTCCCTTGAACCCTTGGCGCATAAAATCAGACAACATCCATTAGTACATCCCATCACTTTTTGTAACACCGATCACCGGATATCATTGTATGCTGATGATATCCTTCTTTATTTAGGTAACACAGGTCCTTCTTTACCACATTTGCTTTCTACTTTCGATTCGTTCAGCTTGCTATCAGGATATAAAATCAATTGGACAAAATCAGcattgatgcatttaaattcAGTTATTTCTCAAACTCCCATGCCCTCCCATATACCAATAGTTAAGTGTTTCAGATATCTTGGTGTTGATATTTTCCCCTCTATATCAGCCATTGCACTACGAAACtttcaaaatatatacaattgCTTAGAGAAGGATTTCGAACGCTGGGCAAATCTCCCAAATTCACTCCAAGCCCGAATAGCAATAGTTAAAATGGATGTACTCCCTCGTGTTAATTTTTATTCTTCTATGATACCTCTTGCTCCTCCTATTGGGTTTTGGGAAAAACTTCATACGTCAATCTCCAAATTCATATGGAAAGGAAAGAGGCCTCGTTTAAAATTCACAACCCTCCAACGAGACAGGACACAGGGAGGGCTGGGTCTACCAAACTTTAAGGTGTACTTCTGGTCCTTTGTGTTACGTCCTCTCTCTACATGGCTCAACCCAAGTTCTTCAGCCTCTTGGAGACCAATTGAGGAAAATGTATCGTCGCCTCATAGACTACAAGACCTAGTGTATTCCAACATACCATTGAAAAAAGCCAAATTACGTTTAGGCCCTATAATTTCATTTCTACTTGTAACCTACCGTACTGTAATGAAGCAGACGCATGCAGGTCTTAAATGGCACAATCATTCACCAATTTTCAATAATTTCTCCCTTCTTTCCGGCAACATACCTTTCTCATTTCCACAATGGAAGATCAGGGgagtaaatatattaaaggaCCTGTATGGTGATAGTGGCTTACGAGCCTTTAACGATTTACGCGCTGAATATGATCTCCCGGGCTCATCGTTTTTTTTCTACTTGCAGTTGAGGTCAGCCATGCGGACATATGGTGTACCATGGGGATTAACGCTCCTTACACACCCTCTTCATAAAATATTGGCTTCAGTGGGATTAACACGAGGGATGGTCTCTAaactttacacatttatttctgtaccaTGTAAACATTTATCAGTAGAAACTGCATGGCGTAGGGACTTAACCGATATAAATGACGAAGAGGTTTCCTGGGACACGGTGTGGAAAAATTTGTGTGCTACATCTAAAAATCCAGATCATCAATTAATACACTATAAATTTGCCCACAGGATGTACCTCACCCCTAGAAAGCGTCACTCTATGAAGATCATTACATCTCCCAACTGCGATCTGTGTCCATCTGGTGCTCTGGGTTCATTCTTGCATATGTACTGGAAATGCCACGCTGTGTCTCAATTCTGGAAGCAAATATCTCTCACCTTAAGCGACATTCTTGAAGTTAGGATTCCACTCTcacctattttatttttattaactgatGACTCCTCTTTAAATCTGTCTTTGCAACAGAAACGTATTTTATGGGCTGGTCTCACTGCAGCCAAGAAAATGCTGGCCTTAAGATGGCAACCACCGCACTCCTTGACTAGACAACAGTGGACTAACTCGATGTTAGAAATTATCTTGATGGAGGGGTCCGTGGCCCGAATGCACGGGGCCAGCGGTAAGACCCTCAGAGCGTGGGATGCAGCTTACAATCTagttaaagataaaaacatagCGTGATCGACAgtaactttgactttttttgttgttttttgttttgggggAAAGAGATCAGGGGTGGGGGGGTATTTAGGGGTCGCCTTGGGAAGGGAGGGGGGACATAGGGTTGTGCATTAGACCTGGAATGAGGGCTTTGTATATGTACCTGTGTATGGGGGGAGAGGGATGTATAAAAGGGATAAAATGAATGATATGTAACATCTTTCTCTGTACcttttcaataaaaaagaattgatcacaaaaaacaatagttttgtacactaattctaaaatctgccggctgacaccgaggccactaagtttccttagaagataaagttgctgtgagcatctcttgaaaatatactctgtatttacagagaagctcacctgggtgttgttggatttattatgtacaaaagtgcttacaatgacctgcaataacctgactgttggatttgttgtgaaTGAAGTGATtgcgaggaaagggaggaggcaggtgctgttctttttgcaaggtcaagaagaggaaggagtcagaaggagataacaaagaagaagatatgcagcaaaaatatcACGTGTcataagctcatgaatattactattgtgtaaaccatgaataggctggatcagggatagctcggggttcagacttcgcgaactgacccatgcagaCCTcctggaggtagaaggccagttccttcagtgtccaggactgtaccgaggtatttaaagtgtcccacagtttcaacatgttggccatcaagtgaaactggctctgtgatcaaatgttgttttgtgcagcacatgattaattctttcgtctcggccacattgatttctagctggctagtgtgacaccgtgtctgaagggctgtagtgtgggccagataggcagcttcacctagtgggcctgtttcctgtaaaaggtcaactaaggccatgtcatccgCATACTTgaacagtctaaaatgtttctcattgatcataaattcattagtaaaaagagagaatagcacaggggaaagaacacagccttgtgggcagcACGTCTGATatgttctccctgacacagaccctctgatccacagaactaaccctgtgttgatgttgagatcaatgagccttttcaggagaatatgcgtcttcattgagttaaaagctgagctaaaatccacaaataaagctctggcctaacctttaggatgcataaggtgttttgtgactgtgttaagcagagtcagcacagcgtcgtctgggcctctgttgctcttaattaagcgaactggagcagatctagcactgtgctggtcaggtggctggcaagaactcgttccatggttttacacaatatggaggttattgcgataggccacagatcatttggcttacttgcgtcggcttttttagcacaggcctaattattgtgaatttccatgattttgatgaagtggccttcagtccagtactattgtcatgacagacagagctttattctgtctagctggcattaatgtcataatcgctggttgaaaaatcagcattatcatgatgtagaactactcggctacagcCTTCCTAGTGTAGTGaagggatcaggtggaagtgttatgtgtgttgaaaggagtagccacatagtgcttctcacctgccgacataaagaaacagcccatagtaagagtgtgagagagaaaagtgtcaattatgtgagagttctgtataacatctgtagagaccctccttgtaatttatcacacactttttggataaaagacattcatgtgttaatgaaaagaacaaaaaaaaaaaatatctatgtatgtatttatttgtgtatttatttagcctatttgtcttctactgttactttgatcctgtgcttaaaaaatgttacacttttatagaatgaccacactatcttcttggcttttattttgacatgtttgccttcacttcctggtcacgtgactgccgttctccgctcttcgattcaaaagagaaaatgacagaaagaaacttgaagaaactaaatcggatcgtttttttaatttggttttttcgtttttcgtttggaaacaaaaaacaaacagagcaccacgtgattccatttttcgtttgtggtttaaaacgaaaaaacgaaaaacccacgtgacttccgttcttcaattcaaaacgaataatgagaaaaggaattcgcaaaaacaaacaaacggcccggtttgggttcgtttttcattttttgattcagaaacgaaaaaataaaaaatcgttttttcctttctgaattccaaaggaaaaacggaatatccgatgatacccagaccagacccagcagggtctgaaattaagctttttcctcacctgccactgtggcaggtcactggaCATTTCTACTGGCCACTaaattttttgtctgccacatCTGAAATCTGTGTAGAACACTTTAGAGTTGTAAACACTGATTCAGTGATACCAGACAGTATAAacatggaatatatcatgtagcCTTAATCCCTGACTACTTTTAAGTCAGGAAttgctttttcaaaataatatttcttaatatgaGTGAAAATGATCTGTCATGTTGATAGGTGACCTGGAATTATTACCTGCCATAGCCAACagttaccctgtatttggcatgATGCAGGTGCAAATTTCATTCCCTGCATAGcagccagtggtggaaagtgcATTTACTGTTAAGTACTGTCGGCCTACTTAAGtacaagtttaaggtacttgtattctacttgagtatttccattttctgctacttcatATAGGttatttctactccactacacctcagagggaaatattatagtttttattccactaatataaaagataaatcaataaatacaaaaatgacatataatataatattgataaataaatatgttaaatgtagcaaaaaataatataaaaaataaatgtaaccattactaaattgataaaaatgtgatataaattgatatttctgttttaatatgcttctttacttattaattcccttatttatttactcctctgtttaatttaccttttttttatttatgtatttattttgtattcattttaaaataatgtaataatttaaaatattgccaaaataaataaatatattttaaattaataaaaaacatgaaaatagccAAGGAGTTACATaaaaacgagaaaaaaagacataccCCAAGTTAAAGCAATGACGGGAGGGGGTACATCAATACAACgtaataatacaattattagCTGAATTATCAATCACTGGGATGTGTTTCACTTTACTGGTATGTTTTTGTTGCACCAGTAGATGGCGACATCCCATTTCATTACAAGCAGTGGTGATCCTTTCATTGGATTCACACTGAGGCATGCTCACATTAACTTCAACTTGTTATGTTCTGTTCGGGGAGACCATCAGAGGATCTGTGGGGATTGTgctttcattttcattgttgtGAGGATTgccatggtaaaaaaaacacaggaatgAGGGGGACACCCAGGCGTGCTGGGACAATGTCAATGTTACTTTACGAGGGAACTCCCATATATTTTGTCTTACTCATACAACTAATGCTATCCAGCTGGTTGTCATAGAGTCTGATGACAAGTTTCCACAAGAGTATAGAGAAAGACTGAGCCCTTTACACTGAGCGTAAACAAACTTCATTGTCTCCATGGAAATCCAGAGGTGGAGAAATCACAGTAACCATGTGGGCATGGTAAGAAAACATATTCACACTGAAACTAAACCAGGTCTCCAGGCTGTACAAACTTTCATCATGATGTCATAATAAACTACGTAAATGACATCATTTatggaaagaaaaacaggaaaatgcAGACTCTCCCTGTGATGTGAATGAAGTGCAAAAGCACAACAAGAAAATGTAGAATATTaaataatctttattaaaaatgtaacaaaCTAAACATGATACATTTCATAGataatatcataaaaatattCTTTAAATTATGCAACTTAAAACATTGCtatcaataatatatattactgaAATACAGGTCCATATAAAGTCCAGTAAATGCTTGTAAATTGTGTTTACATTTGTCATAATTTACATAATTACAAAGGCTGATGTTACAGCTGTGATGTAGAAATGTTTAATATCGGCATAGTTTTCTTCATGACTAAGCTAAGAACGCtagacaaataaaacaatgaaaagatCTTTTTATACTGTGAATACAGTTTGCTTTTAATAGCTGATTATTCCTTTACGCTGTATATCCGGAGTCCTGCATGTCTACGTAGCAGCTTCTGATGCGTGTTGTAGTTGAGGTCACATCAGGAGGCTTTGGGGTCATCCAGAGCGAATGTGTCGACCCATTTCTGTGTGTGGGCGCGACACTGGTCCCAGTCGTACAGAGGGCGGTACTGGAAGTGGCGCAGGGCTTTGTCTGTGCTGACAGTGAAGGAGGTGCAAGCCACGGCGAAGGTGTAACTGTTCAGCAACGGTGTGTAGTTATGAAAGGGGCTCAGTATCCAGCGGAGCACGTCATTGAGCATGGCCAGGAACCAGAGCACCGGAAAGGGTATGCGGACTCTTCTGAAGTTAAATGTGGAGAGGAACAGCATGTTGAAGTCCTCGTAGTTCTTGTAGGGTGAGTCATCGTAGCAGAAGAAAGATTCACCTCCGACTGTCTGCGGGCGCTCTCTCAGGGCTCGGGCTGCGAGTACATGCATCCAGGCCACGTTGCCTAGAAACACAGACAAGTGGGTGAATACCACATTGAATGATGGCCAAATACAGTATGAGGCTGAGAGATAGAACTAAAATAGAACTACTTTTAATTAAGAGGAAAAGCAGTCAGTCTGAAGAATGATTTCTGTCAAGGCCAAATTATTGATGAATGAAGATGTACCTGGTATATGTAAGTTATCATTTTAGAGAAATTCTAGTTGTGTAACATCAGCATCTGTTAGGGTGCTGTTActcatgctcacatgcactattACTAATTTGGTCATGAACAACAGCTGATGAACCGTGAgtgaataacaaaaacacatcagcacTGAAACCAGCATGTTGAGtcatgtttaaaaatgtcatcatcACATTTATTCAATGATGTACTCATACTGCTGTATATATTTACGTTGTCCTGATACTCTTAATAAGGTGTTGTTATCACCATCGACAGATTACTGAGCGGGCCAACAGGGCACAGAGCTTCTGTTTGAAGTTACTGCTGACATTTCTTGTTGGGAAGTCACAAAGAGACGCCAAACtaccacagagatgcaaaactaccaaaaggagatgcaaaactaccacagagatgcaaaactaccaaatagacacaaaactactaaatggagacacaaaactaccacagagagatgggaaaaataccaaaaaggGACACAAAACTACCAGGGAGGTGCAAAACTACATGAACATCACAACCAAGACATATGGATTAGAGTATCCCTACTGCTCATGTTCATCATGTTGTAccatttgtgtttttagctCATTGACTAGCAGCTGTTTAGAGAATCagagtttttttattattattgtctggACTGGCAAAACAGTAGAATACTGTAAAATGTCTACACCGTACTGTAAAATctacatcacttcctgtgaaaTGCAAAGGAAGTGCATAACAACTGTACTTCTGCTTTCAGGACTGAACATAAGTCATGCTAGACTTTTAACTGGTTCTCCTTTGCACTTTAGCTTAATTGCTTTTGCTTTCAGAGTTAAAAATACACCAGAGGTTTATTAGAAGTCTTGCTTTACTGAGATCTTCGTGTTCCCTAGAGAACATAGGCCATCGACTAAAGCCCTCCACCCTCTCCGGTCTTTTGTTTTGGTTAACTGTGACGTGTCTTTAAAGTTGTGATTATGACTCAcacaaactgtaattttacctgcATAGACCCGTCCATGTTCAGAGTCTTCTGGGACCCCCCCGATGATCCAGCCTCCTGTTTTTTTACCAAACTTGTAGAAGTCTTTAATTAGCTGGTGGCCCTCACCGTAGATCCCCGTCGGCCTCAGAGAACACGTGTATAAACACTTTCCACCTTTCACCTGGACAGGAGACAAAACCAGGATTCAGTTTTGGGAAATCAGACGGGAGGCATacgaatataaaaatataaacccAGAGCGGTCAAAGGGTAGAAGTTTATGGATTTTGATGGTAAACAGCAGGAGTGACACCACAGCAAAGCCACAAGGGGATGGTCCAGCATTGTGTGGCAAAGTTGCTCAAGAAATTCATGAGAAAATGTCTCAATCTGGTGGAAAATAGTACATAGTatagtacaattttgaggctCTAGATTAAAAGCCTGATATAATAGAGTGCATGATTTTATGCTGTAATGCCTGTGGGGTCATAAATcgtggttttaatgggtttcaaTTGGGACATTTTTGTCCTTGTGTGTATTTTGGCTACACAGTTTGTTATAGACGTATTATAGGAGCTGAGGTTGAACTtccacagttaaaaaaaaaacctcaaaccTTTGCCAAAATGTATTCCACATGCGTAAACAAAGcccaaattaaaaattaaaaaaactaaaattatgagtgggccttctgtgacgttacccaccgtaggggtcagaggtcaccactcctcaatccccaaggattttcttttcagtcaaattttcaattttgacgcatttatagatgaaaagtcaagtcaataatcatggtcaatgatagagaagtatggttgatcagcatgtttgccaaccttcagacatcatagtctaatatgaggattaatcTGCCTGAGTTCTGAAGGAACCGGCcctctacctccaagaggtcagggCACAgctacgtgttggttaatcttgtgtgacaaagagattttccaaacagacgggttaaagcataataatacaatttattccgaacaattaatgttgcataagtaagataacagagtttacagaattctggatccaatcaacgtgtccctgacaacatacaatgcatgggtcagttcgtgaagtctgaaccccgagctatccctgatccagcgtttttatggtttacacaatatcaatagtcatgagcttatggcacgtgatgtttttgctgcatatcttcttttttgtttcttcttctgactccatcctcccgtgaccttgtgaaaagaacagaacatgCAGTCCCGTGTGCCTCCCCCCTGTCCTCGCCCTTGAGTAGTTCAAAGCCTCTCCAAATGCTgccggagattattacaatgtgactatatagaaatctacagtcaccgaatcacctcctcaaggaacaaaacagtgcaacaacaactgaaaaacccacgtgacttccgttcttcaattcaaaacgaataatgagaaaaggaattcgcaaaaacaaacaaacggcccggtttgggttcgtttttcattttttgattcagaaacgaaaaaataaaaaaacgttttttcctttctgaatcccaaaggaaaaacggaatatCCGATGAAAAACGGAATATCATGACCGATGAtacgatgatacccagacccggggtctgggtatcatcggatattccgtttttcctttggaattcagaagtaaataggctaaataaatacatactgt from Sebastes fasciatus isolate fSebFas1 chromosome 13, fSebFas1.pri, whole genome shotgun sequence encodes the following:
- the LOC141780653 gene encoding 3 beta-hydroxysteroid dehydrogenase type 7-like, with the translated sequence LSPVQVKGGKCLYTCSLRPTGIYGEGHQLIKDFYKFGKKTGGWIIGGVPEDSEHGRVYAGNVAWMHVLAARALRERPQTVGGESFFCYDDSPYKNYEDFNMLFLSTFNFRRVRIPFPVLWFLAMLNDVLRWILSPFHNYTPLLNSYTFAVACTSFTVSTDKALRHFQYRPLYDWDQCRAHTQKWVDTFALDDPKAS